From one Trifolium pratense cultivar HEN17-A07 linkage group LG1, ARS_RC_1.1, whole genome shotgun sequence genomic stretch:
- the LOC123902234 gene encoding glycerol-3-phosphate dehydrogenase [NAD(+)] GPDHC1, cytosolic-like, translating to MGVVSNNSDSDGSVQNCINGLEEKLDELRGLLGKTNGDPLRIVSVGAGAWGSVFTALLQDTYGQFRDKVQIRIWRRQLKVVDKATAKHLFEVINSREDVLRRLIRRCAYLKYVEARLGDRTLFADEILKDGFCLNMIDTPICPLKVVTNLQEAVWDADIVVNGLPSTETREIFEEISKYWKERITVPVIISLAKGIEAALEPVPHIITPTKMIHQATGVSMENILYLGGPNIASEIYHKEYANARICGAEKWRKPLAKFLRQPHFIVWDNSDLVTHEVMGGLKNVYAIGAGMVAALTNESATSKSVYFAHCTSEMIFITHLLSEEPEKLAGPLLADTYVTLLKGRNAWYGQMLAKGELSPDMGDSITGKGMIQGVSAVEAFFELLSQSSLNVLHPEENKPVAPVELCPILKTLYTILISREQSTKAILQALRDENLNDPRERIEIAQSHAFYRPSLLGQP from the exons ATGGGTGTAGTTAGTAATAATTCAGACTCAGATGGATCTGTTCAGAATTGTATCAATGGTTTAGAGGAGAAACTTGACGAACTTCGCGGCCTTCTTGGTAAGACTAATGGTGATCCATTAAGAATAGTGAGTGTTGGAGCTGGTGCTTGGGGGAGTGTTTTTACAGCATTGTTACAAGACACTTATGGACAATTTCGCGACAAGGTGCAAATTAGGATATGGAGAAGGCAGTTAAAGGTAGTTGATAAAGCCACTGCTAAGCATTTGTTTGAAGTTATAAACTCTAGGGAAGATGTGTTGAGGAGGTTGATTCGGCGTTGCGCTTATTTGAAATATGTTGAAGCAAGGCTTGGTGATAGAACATTATTTGCTGATGAGATTCTGAAAGATGGGTTTTGTTTGAATATGATTGATACGCCGATTTGTCCTTTGAAGGTTGTTACAAACTTGCAGGAAGCTGTTTGGGATGCTGATATTGTTGTTAATGGATTGCCTTCGACAGAAACACGTGAGATTTTTGAAGAGATTAGTAAATATTGGAAGGAGAGAATCACAGTGCCTGTAATAATTTCTTTGGCAAAGGGTATAGAGGCTGCATTGGAGCCTGTTCCTCATATTATAACTCCCACAAAAATGATTCACCAAGCAA CTGGAGTTTCGATGGAGAACATACTTTATCTTGGCGGTCCCAATATTGCATCAGAAATCTACCACAAGGAGTATGCCAATGCTAGAATATGTGGTGCTGAGAAATGGAGGAAGCCTCTTGCAAAGTTTCTGAGACAACCACATTTTATTGTTTGGGACAACAGTGACCTTGTCACCCATGAGGTCATGGGTGGCTTAAAAAATGTTTATGCGATCGGTGCCG GAATGGTAGCAGCCCTTACCAATGAGAGTGCCACCAGCAAATCTGTATATTTTGCACACTGTACATCAGAGATGATATTTATCACTCACCTGTTGTCTGAAGAACCTGAAAAACTCGCGGGACCATTATTGGCTGATACTTACGTGACTCTATTGAAAGGTCGTAATGCTTGGTACGGCCAGATGCTAGCTAAGGGGGAATTAAGTCCTGACATGGGTGATAGCATAACAGGCAAAGGAATGATTCAG GGTGTCTCTGCAGTAGAGGCTTTCTTTGAACTTTTGAGCCAATCAAGCCTGAATGTGTTGCACCCTGAAGAGAACAAGCCTGTTGCTCCTGTTGAGCTCTGCCCAATCTTGAAGACACTGTATACAATATTAATATCCAG GGAACAATCAACAAAAGCTATTCTTCAAGCTCTGAGGGATGAAAATCTGAACGATCCGCGTGAACGTATTGAGATTGCACAAAGCCATGCATTCTACAGACCTTCACTTCTTGGACAGCcttga
- the LOC123902235 gene encoding S-formylglutathione hydrolase-like: MASVVGVTEISSGKMFGGYNKRYKHYSKTLSCSMNFHIYFPPNISDNNKPFPVLYWLSGLTCSDENFIFKSGAQRAASQHGVALIAPDTSPRGLNVEGESDSWDFGVGAGFYLNATQEKWKNWRMYDYVVKELPELLRDNFPQLDTSKASIFGHSMGGHGALTIYLKNLDKYKSVSAFAPVANPTNCPWGQKAFTNYLGDNKSDWEDYDATYLVGKHANVSTTILIDQGEDDKFLHDQLLPHKFEEACKNGNVPLLLRLQPGYDHSYYFISTFIDDHIKHHAQALKA, encoded by the exons atggcgTCGGTGGTTGGAGTGACGGAGATAAGTAGCGGGAAGATGTTTGGAGGTTACAATAAAAGATACAAACATTACAGTAAAACTCTTAGCTGTTCAATGAACTTTCACATTTACTTCCCTCCCAACATTTCCGATAATAATAAACCATTCCCTGTTCTCTATTGGCTCTCCGGTCTCACTTGCTCCGATGAGAATTTCATTTTCAAGTCCGGCGCTCAGCGAGCCGCTTCCCAACACGGCGTTGCCCTGATCGCCCCCGACACTTCTCCaa GAGGGTTGAATGTTGAAGGAGAATCCGATTCATGGGACTTTGGTGTAG GTGCAGGATTTTATCTCAACGCTACGCAAGAGAAATGGAAGAATTGGCGCATGTATGACTATGTTGTCAAGGAATTGCCAGAGCTTCTAAGAGATAATTTTCCACAGCTTGACACATCAAAAGCTTCAATATTTGGCCATTCTATGGGTGGACATGGTGCACTAACTATCTACCTAAAAAATCTGGATAAATATAAG TCAGTTTCTGCCTTTGCACCAGTAGCAAATCCTACTAATTGTCCCTGGGGACAGAAAGCATTCACCAATTATCTTGGTGACAATAAATCTGATTGGGAG GATTATGATGCCACTTATTTGGTGGGAAAGCATGCCAATGTATCTACCACCATTTTGATTGATCAG GGGGAGGATGACAAATTTTTGCATGATCAACTGCTGCCTCACAAGTTTGAAGAGGCATGCAAGAATGGCAATGTTCCGCTGTTGTTACGTCTTCAACCTGGTTATGATCACTCCTACTATTTTATTTCCACCTTTATTGATGATCACATCAAGCATCATGCTCAAGCTCTTAAGGCTTAA